A genomic stretch from Veillonellales bacterium includes:
- a CDS encoding ATP-binding protein, with amino-acid sequence MTQYRELPVAKLRFTCDESLLDFETTASVPPLEVMIGQERAVKAVEFGLFTKNQGYNIFMSGLVGTGKITFAQAAVHKIAGKQEAPYDWCYVNNFENRSQPVALELPAGVGSILRQDMQDLVEDLKTDISKAFSSDDYEHAKTDMIKTFQEQRALIIEGFNQKAEEYGMLPQWSTTGFVGVPLMDGKPVAPEEYQKLDKEQRESIEKKMLAVHGKAMEVVRQMQHLEREVREAVKDLDEKVGLFAVGHLIEELEEKYAGYDQVTAYLEAVKQDVVKNINDFKPAPLEEEQNPLLLFRKNMQDSDKNKYNVNLLVDNRVLEGAPVVVETNPTYYNLIGRVEYETRMGVVSTDYMMIKPGALHKANGGYLILNARDVLTNIGAWEALKRVLKTKKLYIENLSEQYGMLAMASLKPQPIPIEVKVILIGNPYIYYLMYNYDEDFRKLFKIHADFDVQMDNNPTNIRKLAGFISSTVHRENLKQFDRGAVAKVVEYSCRQAGSQNKLTTQFNEVVELLCEADAWATMDNSTTVGARHIQQAVKEKRYRANKYEERLQEMFAEGKFLIDTDSKEIGQVNGLAVMSVGEYMFGKPSRITANTYLGKSGVVNIERETKMSGTSHTKGVLILSGYLGQKYAQKRPMTLTASLTFEQLYEGVDGDSASSTELYAILSSLAEVPIKQYIAVTGSVNQKGEVQPIGGATQKIEGFFAVCKIKGLTGEQGVMIPYQNSNELSLNDEVLEAVGEGKFHIYPVKTIDEGIEILTGVPAGEIQADDTYSEGTIHFLANKKLEGYTETLLKLSKAAEKE; translated from the coding sequence ATGACCCAATACCGGGAATTACCGGTCGCAAAGCTCCGTTTTACCTGTGATGAAAGTTTGCTTGATTTTGAAACAACCGCCAGTGTACCGCCGCTGGAAGTCATGATTGGTCAGGAACGGGCGGTCAAAGCCGTTGAATTCGGGTTATTCACCAAAAACCAGGGCTATAATATTTTTATGTCCGGCTTGGTTGGAACGGGAAAAATCACTTTTGCGCAGGCTGCCGTTCATAAGATTGCCGGCAAGCAGGAGGCTCCCTATGACTGGTGTTATGTGAATAATTTTGAAAATCGCAGCCAGCCTGTGGCACTGGAACTGCCTGCCGGCGTCGGCAGTATCCTGCGGCAGGATATGCAAGACTTGGTAGAAGATTTGAAAACCGATATATCCAAAGCCTTCAGCAGTGATGATTACGAACATGCGAAGACTGACATGATCAAAACTTTTCAGGAACAGCGGGCGCTTATTATCGAAGGCTTTAATCAGAAGGCGGAAGAGTACGGTATGTTGCCCCAGTGGTCAACAACCGGGTTTGTTGGTGTTCCGTTAATGGACGGAAAACCGGTTGCGCCGGAAGAATATCAAAAGCTTGATAAAGAGCAGCGGGAAAGCATTGAGAAAAAGATGCTGGCAGTTCATGGAAAAGCCATGGAAGTCGTGCGGCAAATGCAGCATTTAGAACGGGAAGTACGGGAAGCAGTCAAAGATTTGGATGAGAAGGTGGGACTATTTGCCGTTGGTCACTTAATCGAAGAGCTGGAAGAAAAGTATGCCGGTTATGATCAGGTTACAGCCTATCTGGAAGCCGTTAAGCAGGATGTGGTAAAAAATATTAATGATTTTAAACCGGCTCCATTAGAAGAAGAGCAAAATCCATTGCTGTTATTTCGTAAAAACATGCAGGATTCTGATAAAAATAAATATAATGTCAATTTGTTGGTGGATAATCGGGTGTTAGAAGGGGCTCCGGTTGTTGTGGAAACAAATCCCACCTATTATAATCTGATTGGCCGGGTGGAATATGAAACTCGAATGGGTGTCGTGAGTACCGACTACATGATGATTAAACCGGGCGCTTTGCATAAAGCCAATGGCGGATACTTGATCCTCAATGCCCGGGATGTATTGACGAATATTGGCGCATGGGAGGCCTTAAAGCGGGTTCTTAAGACCAAAAAACTCTATATTGAGAATCTGAGCGAACAGTATGGCATGCTGGCCATGGCTTCACTGAAACCCCAGCCGATACCCATTGAGGTCAAAGTCATTCTCATTGGCAATCCTTATATCTATTATTTGATGTATAATTACGATGAGGATTTTCGTAAGTTATTTAAAATTCATGCCGATTTTGACGTGCAAATGGACAATAATCCGACAAATATCAGAAAACTTGCCGGCTTTATTAGTTCAACCGTTCACCGGGAAAATCTAAAACAATTTGACCGGGGAGCAGTGGCGAAAGTAGTCGAATATTCCTGTCGGCAGGCAGGCAGCCAAAACAAGCTGACCACACAATTTAATGAGGTTGTAGAACTGCTTTGCGAAGCCGATGCCTGGGCTACAATGGATAACAGCACAACAGTCGGCGCCCGTCATATTCAGCAGGCGGTGAAGGAAAAACGCTACCGGGCGAATAAGTACGAGGAACGGTTGCAGGAGATGTTTGCCGAAGGGAAATTTCTGATCGACACCGACAGTAAGGAAATCGGGCAAGTAAACGGTTTGGCAGTTATGTCGGTGGGAGAATATATGTTTGGCAAGCCATCACGGATTACAGCCAATACCTACTTAGGGAAAAGCGGCGTAGTGAATATTGAACGGGAAACCAAAATGAGTGGTACCAGCCATACGAAAGGTGTATTGATTTTAAGCGGCTATTTGGGGCAAAAGTACGCCCAGAAGCGGCCGATGACGCTGACAGCCAGCTTAACCTTCGAGCAGCTCTATGAAGGGGTGGACGGCGACAGTGCTTCCAGTACCGAATTGTACGCTATTTTATCCAGTTTGGCGGAAGTTCCGATTAAACAATATATTGCAGTTACCGGTTCGGTAAACCAAAAAGGCGAGGTGCAGCCGATTGGCGGAGCCACACAAAAGATTGAAGGCTTTTTTGCCGTTTGCAAAATCAAGGGATTAACCGGGGAGCAGGGAGTTATGATTCCTTACCAGAATAGCAATGAATTAAGTCTGAATGATGAAGTCCTTGAAGCGGTAGGGGAAGGAAAGTTTCATATTTATCCGGTTAAGACCATTGATGAGGGAATTGAAATTCTTACCGGGGTGCCGGCGGGAGAAATACAGGCTGATGATACTTATTCCGAAGGAACAATTCACTTTTTGGCGAATAAGAAATTGGAAGGGTATACGGAAACCCTGCTGAAGTTAAGCAAAGCGGCTGAGAAAGAGTAA
- the rlmD gene encoding 23S rRNA (uracil(1939)-C(5))-methyltransferase RlmD — MANRFSNRPVQQGGTYTLDILRLGHSGEGVGKYLDFTVFIPGALPGESVQVVITEVKKNYAKGKLQGIEKFAPERVEPRCTIYRKCGGCQLQHMDYESQCIAKRQTVVDAITRIGKLTDVTVHPTIGAVNPWYYRNKMQFPVGTNGSTVVIGCFAQGTHEIINTEHCFIQHDTNNVIAGEMRAVIAALGIAPYNERTGEGVIRHVLGRVGSATGEVMIVLVTTSLQLPCKQELISELRRRIPGLVSIIQNVNGKKTNVIMGEKTITLWGRDTITDRLGEFHFEISARSFFQVNTAQAEVLYNKAVEYAGLSGRETVIDAYCGTGTISLFLARKALKVYGIEIVAPAVRDAKQNAANNGVKNAEFITGDAVTVMPQMIQEGIYPDTIVVDPPRAGCDRQVLEAFVHMAPRRIVYVSCNPASLARDLAVLAEHGYATKEVQPVDMFPQTYHVECVALIERKKP; from the coding sequence GTGGCAAACCGATTTTCCAATCGACCGGTACAACAAGGCGGCACCTATACACTGGATATCCTTCGCTTGGGACACAGCGGGGAAGGGGTGGGTAAATATCTTGATTTTACCGTGTTTATTCCCGGCGCTTTGCCAGGGGAAAGTGTCCAGGTCGTTATTACGGAAGTGAAAAAGAACTATGCCAAAGGGAAATTGCAGGGAATTGAAAAATTCGCTCCCGAACGGGTAGAACCCCGGTGTACCATTTACCGGAAATGCGGCGGCTGCCAGTTGCAGCATATGGATTATGAGAGTCAATGTATTGCCAAGCGGCAGACTGTAGTCGATGCGATTACCCGTATCGGCAAACTTACGGATGTCACCGTACATCCAACTATCGGCGCAGTGAATCCCTGGTATTATCGTAATAAGATGCAGTTTCCCGTGGGAACGAATGGCAGTACTGTCGTTATCGGCTGTTTTGCTCAGGGAACCCATGAAATCATCAATACCGAACACTGTTTCATCCAGCATGATACGAATAATGTCATCGCCGGGGAAATGCGGGCTGTCATTGCGGCATTGGGGATTGCACCTTATAATGAACGAACCGGAGAAGGAGTGATCCGCCATGTGCTGGGGCGGGTTGGCAGTGCTACAGGAGAAGTAATGATCGTGCTGGTTACTACTTCACTCCAACTGCCTTGTAAACAGGAGCTGATTAGCGAACTGCGTCGCCGTATCCCCGGATTGGTGAGCATCATCCAGAATGTAAACGGCAAAAAAACGAATGTGATTATGGGCGAAAAAACAATAACTCTTTGGGGCCGGGATACCATTACCGACCGGCTGGGAGAATTTCATTTTGAAATTTCCGCTCGTTCTTTTTTTCAGGTCAATACGGCTCAGGCCGAAGTATTATATAATAAAGCGGTGGAATACGCCGGACTGTCAGGCCGGGAAACTGTTATTGACGCTTACTGCGGTACCGGCACTATTTCGCTGTTTTTGGCGAGAAAAGCTTTAAAAGTTTACGGAATTGAGATCGTCGCACCGGCAGTTCGCGATGCAAAGCAGAATGCAGCCAACAACGGAGTAAAAAATGCCGAATTTATCACCGGCGATGCAGTCACAGTCATGCCCCAAATGATTCAAGAGGGAATTTATCCGGATACCATCGTCGTTGATCCTCCCCGGGCCGGTTGTGACAGACAAGTGTTAGAAGCTTTTGTACACATGGCCCCCCGGAGGATCGTCTATGTCAGCTGTAACCCGGCGTCCCTGGCCAGAGATTTGGCTGTATTGGCCGAGCATGGCTATGCCACAAAAGAAGTTCAACCGGTAGATATGTTTCCTCAGACATACCACGTGGAGTGTGTAGCGTTGATAGAACGGAAAAAGCCTTAA